CGAAGTAAACTCTCTTTTTTATTCTGCTGATATTGGATACAAAGATTTCTTGTATGTAAGTTTAACTGGACGTCAGGATTGGTTCTCAACATTAGATCCATCCAATAATACAACTTTTTATCCTTCTGTAAGTTCAAGTTTAATTTACTCTGAAATTATCAAATTACCAGAATGGATTACTTACGGTAAATTAAGAGCAGGCTGGGGTAACGTAGGAGGAGCACTTCCTGAAGCGTATGCATTAGCATTGACGTATACAATTCCTGACGGACAAACAGATTCTTTAGGACAGCCAATTTTAGGGGTTAACGGAGAAACAATTCCAAATAGAACTTTAAAACCGTACAACGTAAGCACTATTGAGTTTGGTTTTGAAAACACGTTCTTCAATAACCGATTAAGTACAGATTTGACTTTTTACTACAAGAAAACAACAAACGATATTACCGATGCTGACGTTTCTCAGGCTTCTGGTTATAGAACAACAAAAATCAATGTGGGTGAAATCTTAAACAAAGGGGTGGAGTTTGCTATTAATTATAAAGCCATTAAAACACCAAACTTTTCTTGGAGCGTAGGATATAATTTTGCGTATAATGACAGTGAAGTTTTAAACCTTTCGGATAAAATCACCACAAAATCTCTTGAAGGAAATAGAGATGGAAGAGCTAACGTAGTTTTAGAAAAAGGACAGCCATTTGGAGTAATTAAAGCTTACGATTATTTAAGAGATGCGCAAGGAAATATTATTTTAGATTCGAGCGGAAGATTCTTAAGAGGAAATCTAATCATTGCAGGACAAGGTGTTGCGCCAACTTCAATGGGACTTTCAAATGATTTCTCATATAAAAACTTTACACTTTCAGTATTTGTTGATGCCAAATTTGGAGGTGAAATCTATTCAGCAACCAATCAGTTAGGAACTCGTTACGGATTATCAGAAATTACACTTCCGGGTCGTGAAGGCGGTATTGCTGTTTCAGGAAAAGATGCAAATGGAAATGCTGTTAATCAAACAGTTTCGGCATACAACTACTGGAGAAGTTATAGTGATGTTACGTCAAACTTTGTTTACGATGCTGACTTTGTGAAACTAAGAGCAATTTCTTTCGCTTACAATTTCCCGAAAATGTATTTAGAGAAAACACCATTTCAATCGATCAGTTTAGCATTTTCTGCTCATAATTTATGGACGATTTATGATAAAGTTCCTAATATCGATCCTGAATCAAATTATTCAAATAGTAATGCACAAGGTATGGAAAGAGCTTCTATGCCATTGACCAGAAACTATGGTTTAACACTTAATGTTAAATTCTAATACTAGTAAAGATGAAAAATAGATATATAAAAATATTTTGTATTGCAGTAGTTGGTGCTTTGACATTGGCTTCATGCGACAAAGGATTCGAAGAAATGAATAAGAATCCAAATGCATTAACAGATCCAGCTTTAAAATCAATGTTTACATTAGCAGAGATTTATGTAGACGGGCAGGATTTCTCTAACACCAGAGGAAATAATTTATACGCAGCACAAATCGTACAGCACTTTTCTTCATTAGGAGGACCAGGTTCAAAATACACCTATTCTTCTGAATATTCAGCGGCACTTTTTGGAGAAACCTACGGAAAAGGTTTAAATCAAATTTTCCAATTAATGTCGGTTATACCAGAAGGTCCTGAAAATTCAAACATGATTCAGGCGTGTCGTATTATGAAAGTTTTTCTTTTCCAGAAGTTAACCGATACGTATGGTGAAGTTCCTTATTTTGAAGCTGTAAAAGGATATAACGGAAATATTTTCAACCCGAAATATGATACTCAGGAAGCGATTTACAATGACCTTTTAAAAGAACTTGATGAAGCGGGTACAGCTTTAGATGCCGGAAAAGGTTTTGTAGGCAGTGCCGATTTATATTACCAAGGAGACGTGGCAAGATGGAAAAAATTAGCAAACTCGCTGATGTTAAGAGTAGCTATGCGTTTGTCGAAAGTAAATCCTGCGAAAGCAAAAGAATATGTAGAAAAAGCGTATTCAAAAGGTGTATTTACTTCAAACGATGATAGTCTTGTTTTAAAACACGATGCAGGTCCAGCGGGAGTTAAAACCAATCCAATTACTTCTTCATGGGTACGAAATGATTTGAACGGAGGAGAATCTAACATAAAATTCAGTAAAACTTTTATTGATTTATTGAAAAATACAAACGATCCACGTTTAAGAATTTATGCCAAAATTGAAGCGACAGGCGATAACAATCCTGCAAATCAGCAAGGACTTGCAAATGATGCTAAAGAATTTCCAGGAGGAGATAAAAAAGTTTTCTCAGATCCAAATACCTCTACAGTACTACGTTTAGATGCTCCAACTTTGATTATGTCATTTGCAGAAGTTCAGTTTATATTGGCAGAAGCATCTGTAAAAGGATGGAACGTTGGCGGATCGGCACAAACGTATTATGAAAACGGAGTAAGAGCAGCGATGAACATTTTAACGATTTTTGGCGATAAAGTGCCTGCAGTTACACCAGCAGAATATAACACTTACATTACAACATATCCATTTAAATCTGCTGGAACAGAAGCTCAAAAAATTGAACAAATCATTACTCAAAAATGGATTGTATTGTTATTCAATGGTTTCGAAGCATTTTCAGAATACAGAAGAACAGGTTACCCAGTTTTAGTTCCTGTAAATGATCCAACTGGAGAAACAAACGGTACAATTCCAAGAAGATTAATTTACGATCAGTCAGAATTGATTACCAATGCGGCTAATTTTAAAGAAGCCATTCAACGTCAAGGTTTAGATTTAATGACCACTAGAATCTGGTGGGATAAATAATTTTTAAATTAGGTTGGTTAGTTAGAATAAGTCGGGTAACCTGATACCCGGCTTATTTTTAAATCTTTTATCAATTAAAAAAACATTTAGGAAAAGGATTTAGAATATTGAATGTCTTTTTTTTCGCAGTGACAAAGAGTGGCAGTGCTGAAAAAGAAGGGATTTCATAAAGGAAACACAAATCCAAATTATCGGAATGTTTTATTGTATTGATAATTCGGTTTAAAAAAGAAACAAATTAAACCAAAATAGAAATAAAGGATATGGCA
This is a stretch of genomic DNA from Flavobacterium endoglycinae. It encodes these proteins:
- a CDS encoding SusD/RagB family nutrient-binding outer membrane lipoprotein, whose protein sequence is MKNRYIKIFCIAVVGALTLASCDKGFEEMNKNPNALTDPALKSMFTLAEIYVDGQDFSNTRGNNLYAAQIVQHFSSLGGPGSKYTYSSEYSAALFGETYGKGLNQIFQLMSVIPEGPENSNMIQACRIMKVFLFQKLTDTYGEVPYFEAVKGYNGNIFNPKYDTQEAIYNDLLKELDEAGTALDAGKGFVGSADLYYQGDVARWKKLANSLMLRVAMRLSKVNPAKAKEYVEKAYSKGVFTSNDDSLVLKHDAGPAGVKTNPITSSWVRNDLNGGESNIKFSKTFIDLLKNTNDPRLRIYAKIEATGDNNPANQQGLANDAKEFPGGDKKVFSDPNTSTVLRLDAPTLIMSFAEVQFILAEASVKGWNVGGSAQTYYENGVRAAMNILTIFGDKVPAVTPAEYNTYITTYPFKSAGTEAQKIEQIITQKWIVLLFNGFEAFSEYRRTGYPVLVPVNDPTGETNGTIPRRLIYDQSELITNAANFKEAIQRQGLDLMTTRIWWDK